From one Candidatus Neomarinimicrobiota bacterium genomic stretch:
- a CDS encoding sugar ABC transporter permease translates to MSKLAGLGLIAAYVIHTIIFWLYPFLWGLVIAFKRWNIISPEKEFIGLSNFTGVLYDPLFWISFKNSLYFMAVYVPLSIVSALGVALLLSRIKFLQAFFATGYLMSYISAGVAYSIVFSLLFSGDGLINTWLSKINITIPWFSDPDIAMASIALIVVWKFLGYYSLIFLAGLQAIPKTLYESASIDGASEWVQFFRITVPLLSPSFTIVLIFAVMLSFNIFTEPYMITGGGPLDSTQTFVMQIYHQTFTALHAGYGSSFAIIVAAISFAFVFVIRKTVERDVT, encoded by the coding sequence TTGAGTAAATTAGCAGGTCTGGGGCTTATAGCCGCATACGTTATTCACACAATTATTTTCTGGTTGTATCCTTTTCTGTGGGGGTTGGTTATTGCTTTTAAAAGATGGAACATCATTTCTCCCGAAAAGGAGTTTATCGGCTTAAGTAACTTCACGGGGGTTCTATATGACCCGTTATTCTGGATATCATTTAAAAATTCCCTTTATTTTATGGCGGTATATGTCCCGCTGTCGATTGTCTCTGCCCTTGGAGTAGCATTGTTACTCAGTCGGATTAAGTTTTTGCAAGCCTTCTTTGCGACCGGATATTTGATGTCCTATATCTCTGCAGGTGTTGCCTATTCCATCGTCTTCAGTCTTCTCTTCTCCGGAGATGGACTTATCAATACATGGCTGAGTAAAATAAATATAACGATCCCGTGGTTCTCCGACCCCGATATCGCCATGGCTTCTATCGCGCTGATCGTCGTTTGGAAATTTCTGGGCTACTATAGTTTGATTTTCCTGGCGGGATTACAGGCTATTCCGAAAACTCTGTATGAATCTGCGTCAATCGACGGGGCGAGTGAATGGGTACAATTTTTTAGGATTACCGTTCCGCTTCTTAGCCCCTCATTTACCATAGTTCTGATTTTCGCCGTCATGTTGTCTTTCAATATTTTTACGGAACCTTACATGATCACGGGTGGCGGACCGCTTGACAGTACACAGACTTTTGTTATGCAAATCTATCATCAAACGTTCACTGCGCTGCACGCCGGCTATGGGTCCAGCTTCGCAATTATTGTAGCGGCTATCAGCTTCGCGTTTGTCTTCGTGATAAGGAAGACAGTGGAAAGGGACGTAACATGA